AGGCCGCTCGTAAACACGAGCCCGTCCCCGACGTAATATCCGACTTCCTCGGGAATCACCGAAGAATCAAGCAGACCTCTGATTATTTCCCCGCCCTCGCTAAAAACAAACAGGACTATAGACTCTACGTCTGGGATTCTCCCCACTGCCGCCTCGACATCCGAAACCACGTCAGCAGCTGAAGAAACGGGGTCAGAGCTATAACTGACGACCTCGACCTGTCTGCCGTCAGACATTATTTCTTCCCTGACATGCTCCGCAAGGGGGTTTCCCCATGCGTCATCACGATTTACTATGATAGTTTTGCCCTGAGTCTGCCTCGCCAGTATTGGCGCCTGAAAGAGATCAGAGGGGGATACTCTGAAGAAAAAATTCTGGTCCCCGCCGTCCACGAGTTCTTTATTCATAGTGGTAAGCGTAGGAGAAGTGGCCGAGGGCGAAATAGCGACTATTTGATTGTCGCTTAGGAAAGGATGAACCGCCACAGAGTCTGAAGAGTATGAAGGTCCTATTATGCCGCGGACACCCATTTCAAGAAGCTGCGTCGCGCTTGCGACCGCTTCACCCGCTCCCGCCTGGAAAGAGTTTCCACTTATGATTTCTATATTTCCCCCAGCCTTGTTAATGTCGTCTTTCGCGAGACCCACCGCCTCTATAAGAGGCATGTTGAAATCTTCGCCTTCAGCCAGAAGAGTTCCTATGCAGAAGACTTCCTCACAATTCACTTTCGCCTCATCATCTCCGTCGATGCAGCCCGAAGAGAATATTCCTATGGAAACCAAAAGCAGGACAGAACTCAGAATGATTAATCTTTTCACGGCTAGATACCTCCAATTAAAATATGTATTGCCATCACCGGTCCCAGGTCTGTTGATGTACTCCATAATTATATACTAAAATGGGACTGAATGGTTCAGTTTTTTACAGTGATTATGTGTCGGTAAAAAGGTTTCGAATAAGTAGTTAGGGGCTTGACATTCCCTCTAACAAGAAAAAATGAGGCGTCGCCTGGTCGCCTCTGTGATACGCGAGGAGGGCTGCTTCCACCTCCTACGGAACTTTTGGGACCCAGGGTTTCCCTCAACAATCGTAAGCAGATTTTGCCGCGTAACATTGACAGAAATCTACAGCGATGGAGAATTAAGTCAACTTGGAAATTAAGCCCCTAACTACTTATTGCGAAAGGTTTTTTTGGTTTGGTGCTCTGGGGAAGGAAGGGCTATTCGTTTATCAGTTTTTCTTCGAATTCGCCTATGGGGATTGCGGCGAGGGTTTCTATATGAACTGTACCCCTTGAACCGAGTTCTATTACGATTTTCGTGATTGTCTCGTTGTCAGGGGCTTCCACTATGTTCACGAAGTCGTAAGGACCGAGCGCTGCGTACTGGGCTTCAACCTTGGCCCCCATCTCCTCGAGTTCCCTGTTAACCTCGTTTATCCTCTCGGGCCTCATCTTTATGGTCCTTCTGCCCTCGTCGGTGAGGTTGCTAAGCATTATGTATTTGCCCATTTTTCGTGCCCGCGCCCGGAATACCTAGTCCAGGGCCTTGTTCAGTACCTTTTCTATTTCGCTTTTCGGGACGGCGCCGACTATCTGCTCGGCGACCTCGCCGTTTTTAAAAACTATCAGCGTGGGGATGCTTCTTATGCGGAATTTCATGGTCGTCTGGGGGTTCTCGTCCACATTCACCTTTCCTACCTTCACGCTGCCTTCGTAGTCATTGGAGATCTCCTCGATGACGGGCGAGAGAGCCCTGCAGGGACCGCACCATGGGGCCCAGAAGTCGACCAGAACGGGAACCTCGCTTTCCATTACTTCCTTATCGAACGCGGAATCTACAACCTCGACTATGTTTTCGGATGCCATTTTTATCTCCTTGGGGATTGTATGCCTATAAGGTAATAACAATTTATAATAATACAAGAAGAAGACCGCAGATGCTTTTCATCTGTAAGTGCTGGCCGTTTGGTCGTGTATAATTTGGGAGATTTAAAAACGCGCCGATGCCGCACTGCGCCTCTGGACGTGATGTATGCGGGTTCTTTGCGGTTATTCTAAACAGTATGTTCCGGCAAGGGAGAAAAGCTTTGATTATGCGAACAAAAGTGTTTCTGCTCTTTTTATCTTTTTTTCTTTTTCCTGAGCTCTCCCTCTCCCAGCCCTCGGACGCTCCCGTGGTGGTATCCCCGGTCGTTGAGAGGGAGGTGAAGAAGCCCCTTAGGCTTGTCGGCGCGACGTTTCCCGCGAGGAAATCCGTCATATCAAGCGAGGTTGAGGGAGTTGTCGAGAAAATGAACGCCGAGGAGGGCAAGTACGTAGAGAAGGGCGGAACGCTTGCCGAGATAAAAAGCGATAAGATCCGCCTTGCCCTTGAGCAGCTTAAAAACGAAAGAAAGGAAGCCTTGGCGAAGGCTGAGCTTTCAGAAAAAAATCTTGCGAGGATGGGGGAGCTCTACGACAAGGGCATTATTTCGGACGGGGATTTCGACAGGGCAAAAACGCAGAGAGAATCGGACCAGGGCGGGCTGCTGAGCCTCGAGAGCCGCATCGAAGTTGCCGAGTACGACCTTGCGGCCTCGAAGATCGCCGCTCCTTTTAACGGCTACGTGACGCAACACCATGCCGAAGCGGGACAGTGGCTAGGTCTCGGGGACAAGGTGGTTTCCTTCGTTGACATAGACACCATAGAGGTAAAGGCCGGGATTCCCGAGAGGTACATAGACGACATAAGCGAGGGCATGGAAGTTGAGGTCATACTGCCGTCCCACAACCGGCTTACCGTTTCAGGAAAGATTTCCTCGATCGTTCCCGACGCGGACCCCAGAGCCGTGGCTTTTCCGCTAAGGGTAGTGCTTGAGAACCCGGATCATGCGATAAAATCCTCGGCTTCGGCAGTAATCATGGTAAGGGTCGGCAAGAGCGAAAAAATAAAGCTCGTACCGAAAGATTCCATAGTCAGTTCCCCTCAGGGCTCTACGGTCTTTGCCGTGAGAGAGGGCCTTGCGCATCCGGTGCTGGTAAAGGAGAAGGGCTGGTATGAGGGCTTTGTGCACGTAGAGGGGGAAGTAAGGGTCGGTGAGAGCGTGGTTGTAAGAGGAAACGAGAGACTCAGGCCCATGCAGAAAGTCAGAATCGCTGACACCATAGAGCAATGAAGCTTGTCGAGACCTCTATAAAAAGCCCCGTAACCGTCGCCGTAGGCGTCATCTTCATAGTTATTTTTGGGGCTATTTCGCTTCTCAGGATTCCCGTTCAGCTCACTCCCGACGTCGAGACGCTCAGGGTTACGGTGAGCACTTTCTGGAGGGGGGCGAGCCCCTTCGAGGTCGAAAGCGAGATAGTAAACGAGCAGGAAGACGAGCTTCGGGGAATAACGGGTCTTAGGAAACTTGACAGCGAGAGTTCTGAGAATTCGTCCGAGGTAATACTCGAGTTCGAGGTCGGCGCAGATATTGACTCCAAGGTGGTCAAGGTATCGAACAGGCTTGACCAGGTAAAGGAATATCCCGACGAGGTGGACAGACCCGTGATAACCACGGTCGACCCTAGGGCGAACGCCATGGGGTGGTTTATCCTGAAGCCCCTTGCCGACAATCCCACGGATATAAACTTCTATTACGATTTCGCCGACGAGATAATCCGCACCAGGCTTGAGAGGGTCCCCGGAGTGGGGGCTTCAAACGTGTTCGGCGGAAGGGAGCGCCGCATAGAGGTTCTTTTCGATCCGGCCGCGCTTGCAAAAAGGAATATCACCATAGCCGAGCTTGCCGCTTCCATTGACAGGGAGAATGAGAATTTCAGCGCCGGCTCCTTTGATGAGGGCAAAAGACAGTACCTCGTCAGAACCGTGGGAGAGTACAGGACTACGCGGGATATAGGGAACATAGTCGTACGTACCGCGCAGAGCGGCCTTCCCGTTTACCTGAGAGATATAGCCACCGTCCGCCTCGGGTATGAGGATCCGGACTACACGGTAAGGCAGAACGGAGAGCCCGCCATCGCCGTTAACGTGCTTCGCGAGAGCGGAGCTAACTCAATAGAGGTCAAGGAAGCCGTTTTCGCGGCCGTGGAGGAGCTTAATGCGGGTGTCCTTAAGGATAACGGGCTTCGCCTGCGAAACGTTTACGAAGAGACCGGGTACATAAAAAGCGCGATAAATCTTGTGAGGGGCAATCTTATTATAGGCGGTGTGCTTGCCATAACAGTTCTTCTTCTCTTCCTGAGGAGCGCGAGCAGCACGATGATCGTTGCGATTGCCATACCGTCAAGCGTCATAGGGACTTTCATAGTTTTCGCGGCGCTCGGGCGGACGATAAACGTGGTGAGCCTCGCGGGGATGAGTTTCGCCGTCGGCATGGTTATAGACAACTCCATCGTGGTCCTCGAAAACATATACCGTCACATGCAGATGGGAAAATCGAGGGTCCAGGCGGCCTATGACGGCACGACCGAGGTCTGGGGAGCGGTTCTTGCAAGCACCCTCACGACCGCGGCCGTGTTTATCCCCATTATATTCATCCAGGAACAGACCGGACAGCTGTTTCGGGACATAGCCATAGCGATAAGTGTCTCCGTCATACTTAGCCTTCTGGTTTCCATAACCGTCATACCGTCCGCGTCCTCCAAGTATCTCTCCGCAAAGGGCGCGGAGAGTCTTGAGCGCCTTAACCTCATGTCGCGGCTGCTCGGTTTCGCGGGAAGGGTGTCTGGGTTCATAAACAGCTTCACCGAGCGGATAATGACAAGCGTTCGGAAAAGGGTGATCTTGGTGGGTTCCTTCACCCTTTTGTCCGTACTGCTGATAATCGCCGTTTTGCCCAAGACCGAGTATCTGCCCACGGGGAACAGAAACCTGTTTTTCGGGATACTTGTCCCGCCTCCCGGATACAACTTCGAGGAATATAACTCCATAGGAAGGCAGCTCGAGGCGGATCTCGAGCCCTACATAAACGAGAGGACCTCGGCCGAGAGGGGCCTTCCCCGGATAAAGAACTTCTTCTACGTCGCAAGAGGGAAGCAGATTTTCATGGGCGCGGTCGCCGAGGAGAGAAAGGACCTCAAGAGACTTTTTCCCGTTCTCCAGGAGACTGTATCCAAGATTCCCGGGACGTTCGGCGTAATAATTCAGCCCAGCATCTTTAACGCCAACATAGGGGAGGGGAGGTCGGTAGACGTTCACGTTACGGGGGATGATCTAAATGAGATACTGAAGACCGCAAGAAGCGTGTTTTTCATGTCGATGGAGAGCATTCCCGGCGCTCAGGTAAGGCCGATCCCGAGCCTTGATCTCGGAAACCCGGAGATCCGCATCGTCACTGAGCGGGAAGCGGCTTCCCGTGTCGGGATCACGAACAGCGAGCTTGGGTTTACCGTGAGGTCCCTTATAGACGGCGTCGAGGCAAGCGAGTTTAACCTCGAGGGGCAGGAAGTAGATATAGTTTTGCGGGCGCGGCAGGATTTCTCCGAGAGAACCCAGGATATAGAAAACATAATGATTACCTCTCCAAGCGGAGAGGTAGTCACGGTGGGAGCAGTCGCCAGGGTCAGTCTTGAAAACGGCCCGGAACAGATAAATCACTACGAAAGCGAGAGGGTGATAACGATACAGATAACTCCTCCGGAGGAAGTTACGCTTGAGGAGGCGATCGAGACCATAGAGGCCGACATAATCTCTGTGCTTAAGGAAAGCGGCCAGATGGGCGAGCGGACCAATTTTATCCTGGCCGGGACCGCGGACAAGCTCGCAACGGCAAAAGATGCGCTTCAGTGGAACTTCCTTTTGGCCGTAGTGATATCGTTTCTTTTGATGGCGGCTCTTTTCGGGAGTTTTCTTCATCCCCTAGTTATCCTGGTCACGGTTCCGTTCGCTTCCCTGGGGGGCTTTATCGGGCTTTTCATACTCAACCTGTTTACCTACCAGCCCCTCGATATACTCACGATGCTTGGCTTCGTGATTCTCATAGGGATAGTCATCAACAACGCCATACTCATAGTTCACCAGGCGCTTAACAACATCCGAGCGGGGATGGAGCAGCAGGCTGCCATACGCGAGTCGGTAAGGGTGAGGATAAGGCCGATTTTCATGAGCACTCTCACGAGTGTGTTCGGCATGCTCCCCCTCGTGCTTGCCCCGGGAGAGGGCTCCGAGCTTTACAAGGGTCTTGGAAGCGTGGTGGTCGGCGGACTTGTTCTCTCCACGGTTTTTACCCTGTTTCTGATCCCTTCGGTTTTCAGCCTCATGCTCGAGTTCCGCAGAAGACCCTCCTTCTTATGAAACCGGTTTTGTTTGTGGCATAATAAACCCCTTGACTGGGCATTGACAATTATCTGGAGGAAATCTTAAATGGCTAAGACAAAATACAGAGTGGAATCCGATTCCATGGGAAAGATGAAAGTTCCCTCGGACGCTTATTACGGGGCGCAGACCGCAAGGGCGGTTGAGAACTTCCCCGTAAGCGGCCGCACTCTTCCAAGGGAATTCGTAAGGGCCATGGGCCTTGTGAAACTCGCGGCGGCACAGACAAACGCGGAACTCGGATTTCTTAAAAAGGGTACGGCGCGGGCCATAGCGAGGGCCGCGCAGGAGGTTGTCGACGGAAAGCTTGACGATCATTTCGTGGTTGA
Above is a genomic segment from Candidatus Dadabacteria bacterium containing:
- a CDS encoding ABC transporter substrate-binding protein → MEYINRPGTGDGNTYFNWRYLAVKRLIILSSVLLLVSIGIFSSGCIDGDDEAKVNCEEVFCIGTLLAEGEDFNMPLIEAVGLAKDDINKAGGNIEIISGNSFQAGAGEAVASATQLLEMGVRGIIGPSYSSDSVAVHPFLSDNQIVAISPSATSPTLTTMNKELVDGGDQNFFFRVSPSDLFQAPILARQTQGKTIIVNRDDAWGNPLAEHVREEIMSDGRQVEVVSYSSDPVSSAADVVSDVEAAVGRIPDVESIVLFVFSEGGEIIRGLLDSSVIPEEVGYYVGDGLVFTSGLFPHVDRENGEIEGFKQVISTPPPGKRLEEFKERFNFSDFTAHVYDAVVILRLAALSAGSNDPSVYVSKIRDVTREGTKCHSYATCAAALTDETTINDDIDYEGLSGPVDLDENGDIQDGLYAVDTYDAQGVAQRIYLNFQGEEQ
- a CDS encoding GYD domain-containing protein encodes the protein MGKYIMLSNLTDEGRRTIKMRPERINEVNRELEEMGAKVEAQYAALGPYDFVNIVEAPDNETITKIVIELGSRGTVHIETLAAIPIGEFEEKLINE
- the trxA gene encoding thioredoxin, which gives rise to MASENIVEVVDSAFDKEVMESEVPVLVDFWAPWCGPCRALSPVIEEISNDYEGSVKVGKVNVDENPQTTMKFRIRSIPTLIVFKNGEVAEQIVGAVPKSEIEKVLNKALD
- a CDS encoding efflux RND transporter periplasmic adaptor subunit → MPHCASGRDVCGFFAVILNSMFRQGRKALIMRTKVFLLFLSFFLFPELSLSQPSDAPVVVSPVVEREVKKPLRLVGATFPARKSVISSEVEGVVEKMNAEEGKYVEKGGTLAEIKSDKIRLALEQLKNERKEALAKAELSEKNLARMGELYDKGIISDGDFDRAKTQRESDQGGLLSLESRIEVAEYDLAASKIAAPFNGYVTQHHAEAGQWLGLGDKVVSFVDIDTIEVKAGIPERYIDDISEGMEVEVILPSHNRLTVSGKISSIVPDADPRAVAFPLRVVLENPDHAIKSSASAVIMVRVGKSEKIKLVPKDSIVSSPQGSTVFAVREGLAHPVLVKEKGWYEGFVHVEGEVRVGESVVVRGNERLRPMQKVRIADTIEQ
- a CDS encoding efflux RND transporter permease subunit, which produces MKLVETSIKSPVTVAVGVIFIVIFGAISLLRIPVQLTPDVETLRVTVSTFWRGASPFEVESEIVNEQEDELRGITGLRKLDSESSENSSEVILEFEVGADIDSKVVKVSNRLDQVKEYPDEVDRPVITTVDPRANAMGWFILKPLADNPTDINFYYDFADEIIRTRLERVPGVGASNVFGGRERRIEVLFDPAALAKRNITIAELAASIDRENENFSAGSFDEGKRQYLVRTVGEYRTTRDIGNIVVRTAQSGLPVYLRDIATVRLGYEDPDYTVRQNGEPAIAVNVLRESGANSIEVKEAVFAAVEELNAGVLKDNGLRLRNVYEETGYIKSAINLVRGNLIIGGVLAITVLLLFLRSASSTMIVAIAIPSSVIGTFIVFAALGRTINVVSLAGMSFAVGMVIDNSIVVLENIYRHMQMGKSRVQAAYDGTTEVWGAVLASTLTTAAVFIPIIFIQEQTGQLFRDIAIAISVSVILSLLVSITVIPSASSKYLSAKGAESLERLNLMSRLLGFAGRVSGFINSFTERIMTSVRKRVILVGSFTLLSVLLIIAVLPKTEYLPTGNRNLFFGILVPPPGYNFEEYNSIGRQLEADLEPYINERTSAERGLPRIKNFFYVARGKQIFMGAVAEERKDLKRLFPVLQETVSKIPGTFGVIIQPSIFNANIGEGRSVDVHVTGDDLNEILKTARSVFFMSMESIPGAQVRPIPSLDLGNPEIRIVTEREAASRVGITNSELGFTVRSLIDGVEASEFNLEGQEVDIVLRARQDFSERTQDIENIMITSPSGEVVTVGAVARVSLENGPEQINHYESERVITIQITPPEEVTLEEAIETIEADIISVLKESGQMGERTNFILAGTADKLATAKDALQWNFLLAVVISFLLMAALFGSFLHPLVILVTVPFASLGGFIGLFILNLFTYQPLDILTMLGFVILIGIVINNAILIVHQALNNIRAGMEQQAAIRESVRVRIRPIFMSTLTSVFGMLPLVLAPGEGSELYKGLGSVVVGGLVLSTVFTLFLIPSVFSLMLEFRRRPSFL